Below is a window of Diaminobutyricibacter sp. McL0608 DNA.
ATCTTCCGCCGCCAGATGCGGCTGGCCCTGCGCAATCCGGCCTGGGTGATCATCGGGCTCGCCCAGCCGGTGCTTTACCTGGCACTCTTCGGGCCACTGCTGGTTCCGCTCGCAGCACAGATCGGCAACGTCAACGCCTACACGTTCTTCGTGCCCGGCCTTCTCGTACAGCTCGGCCTGTTCGGCGCGCTGTTCGCCGGTTTCGGCCTGATCTCCGAATGGCGCGAGGGAGTCGTCGAGGCCGAACGGGTCACCCCCGCGAGCCGCACGGCCCTCCTGCTCGGCCGGGTGGCTCGCGACATCGTGCTGCTCACGGTGCAGGGCATCCTGCTGATCGCGCTCGCGTTCCTGTTCGGCCTCACCGGCTCGATCCCCGGAATGATCTTCGGTCTCATCCTCACGATGCTGCTCGGCGGCGCATGCTCGGCGTCGTCGAACGCGCTCGCGCTCTCGACGAAGAGCGAGGATGTGCTCGCGCCCGTGCTCAACAGCATCGCGCTTCCGGTGCTGCTGCTCTCGGGCATCCTGCTGCCGATCAGCCTGGAGACGGGTGCACCGCAGTGGCTGGTCACCGTCAGCAATTTGATGCCGATCAAGTACATCGTCAATGCGATCCGCGAGGCGTTCAAGGGCGACATCGCGACGCTCACGACCTTGTGGGGTGTGCTCTGGACGCTGGTGCTCTTCGCCGCCGGGCTCTGGATCGGCACGCGAACGTTCCGCAAGGACAACGCCTGAGCGAGCTGATCGGCCCGGCTCGATAACATCCAACGTATGGCCATCAAACTTGAGAACGTCGGCATCGCTGTTCGCGACCTCGAAGCAACGATCTCCTTTTTCACCGACCTCGGCCTCACGGTCATGGGCCGTGACACGGTCAGCGGCGAGTGGACCGACACTGCTGTGGGCCTCGATGGAAATCACGCCAAGATCGCGATGCTCCAGACGCCGGACGGTCAGGGGCGCATCGAACTCTTCGAGTACATCCATCCCGATGCGATCGAGACGGAGCCCACCCGTCCCAACGAGATCGGGATGCATCGCGTCGCCTTCTCGGTCGACGACATCGACGAAGCCCTCGAGATCGCCGCTCGGCACGGATGCCATCCGCTTCGCGGAGTGGCGACATACGAGGACATCTACAAGCTCAGCTATGTCCGAGGCCCGAGCGGCATCATCGTGATGCTCGCCGAGGAGCTGAAGAAGAGCTGAAGAAGAGCTGACGGCCGCCTAGGTGTCTTTGCGGATCCAGCGGAACGTCATCCGGCACGCGATGATGCCGACGACCAGCCAGATCAGCAGCACGATGGCGGTCCAGCCGTGCTGCCAGCTGCCGCTCGGCTCGATCGCTTCGAAGTTGTCGGGAAGGAAAACGCTCCGCATCCCCTGCGCGATCCATTTCAGGGGAAAGATGCTCGCGATGTTCTGCAACCAGGTCGGCAGCAGGTTGAACGCCAGGTAGACGCCCGAGATGAACTGCAGCACGAGCACGATCGGGATGATCACGGCCGTCGCACTGCCACCCGACCGCGGAAGGGACGACAGCGCGATCCCGAGTACCGCACACGTGATGATCCCCAGCAGGTACACCCATACGAACGTGAGCCATTTCGCCGGATCGGTCGGCAGTGCCACGTTGAATGCGAATCTCGCCATCACCAGCAGCAGCGCGATCTGCAGCACGCTCGTGGCCAGCACCTGGCCCATCTTGCCGATGAAATAGGAGATCACCGGGAGGGGAGACCCGCCGAGCCGCTTGAGGGTTCCGTCACCCTTCTCGCCGGCGATGTCCACGGCGAGGTTCTGCACCCCGCTCAGCAGGATGCCCGCGGCGATCATGGCGGGAAGGTAGTAGGCGGCCTGGGTGATCCCGCCCGATCCATCCGGGTTCTCGCCGACATTGCCGAGCCCCTGGAACGCGACCGAGAAGATCCCGAGCATCACGACAGGGAAGAGGAACGTGAAGAAGATCGTGTCGCCCTGCCGGAAGTACACGCGCGTCTCGTAGCCGACGCGCCTGGCGCCCAGAACGAGGGTTCTCATGCGGCGACCTCAGCATCCTTGACGAGTTCGAGGTAGATGTCCTCCAGGCTCGGACGGATGACTTCGAGATCGCGCGGCTCGCCGGTGCGGGCGACGAGCGCCGCCACGACCGATGCCGGCTGCTCCGTCCGCTCCTCGTGCTGCTCGCCGTTCGCATCCCGCCAGCGCACGATCGGGACGCGTGCAGCCGACCCTCCGATCTCGTCGACCGCGCCGATGTCGACGAGCTGACCATTCGCGATCACGGCGACCCGGTCGCTGAGCTGCGCAGCCTCATCGAGGTAGTGGGTGGTGAGCAGGATGGTCGTCCCCTCCCGCTTCAGGCTCCGGATGAGCTCCCA
It encodes the following:
- a CDS encoding ABC transporter permease; this encodes MTFARQTWIIFRRQMRLALRNPAWVIIGLAQPVLYLALFGPLLVPLAAQIGNVNAYTFFVPGLLVQLGLFGALFAGFGLISEWREGVVEAERVTPASRTALLLGRVARDIVLLTVQGILLIALAFLFGLTGSIPGMIFGLILTMLLGGACSASSNALALSTKSEDVLAPVLNSIALPVLLLSGILLPISLETGAPQWLVTVSNLMPIKYIVNAIREAFKGDIATLTTLWGVLWTLVLFAAGLWIGTRTFRKDNA
- a CDS encoding VOC family protein, encoding MAIKLENVGIAVRDLEATISFFTDLGLTVMGRDTVSGEWTDTAVGLDGNHAKIAMLQTPDGQGRIELFEYIHPDAIETEPTRPNEIGMHRVAFSVDDIDEALEIAARHGCHPLRGVATYEDIYKLSYVRGPSGIIVMLAEELKKS
- a CDS encoding ABC transporter permease, with product MRTLVLGARRVGYETRVYFRQGDTIFFTFLFPVVMLGIFSVAFQGLGNVGENPDGSGGITQAAYYLPAMIAAGILLSGVQNLAVDIAGEKGDGTLKRLGGSPLPVISYFIGKMGQVLATSVLQIALLLVMARFAFNVALPTDPAKWLTFVWVYLLGIITCAVLGIALSSLPRSGGSATAVIIPIVLVLQFISGVYLAFNLLPTWLQNIASIFPLKWIAQGMRSVFLPDNFEAIEPSGSWQHGWTAIVLLIWLVVGIIACRMTFRWIRKDT